The Chryseolinea soli nucleotide sequence TCTTTGCGGCAGCGTAAAACGCAACATCAACAAAGACGAATGGGAGATTTTCGTTGGCGACGACCTTAAGTATGAAAAGACGTGTGCTGATTTACCGGATAACAATAATTGATTGCATGAAAAGAGTTTTTTACGTTCTTCCCTTTGCTTTTTTTGCCTTTACCGCCCACGCCCAACTGACCTCCTGTGCGCAAACCCTGCGCCTGGCCCGGTCTACTTATGAGCAAGGCCGGTTGCACGAGATCCCCGAGTTGCTGACGCGATGCCTGGAGAATGGCTTTTCACAACAGGAAAAAGTAGAGGCCTACAAGCTGCTTTGTCTCGCCTACATTTACCTGGAGGAGCCCGCGAAGGCCGATGAAGCGATGCTGAACCTGCTGCGCACCGATCATTACTTCGAGATCAACCAGACGACCGATCCCGCCGAATTCATTGCCTTGTATCGCACCTTTCGCACGCATCCGATCTACCGTCTCGGTGTGAAGCTGGGCGCGAATGCGAGCCAGCCCAACGTGGTAAGCTATGTGCCCGCCAATGGAGGCACCAGCAAATATTCGGCCGGCATCTCCTTCCAGGGTGGTGTGGCCGTGGAAGTGCCGCTGAACAAGAAGCTGACGATCGATACAGAGTTGAATTTCGTATTGAAGACCTTCAAATATGAAAACAAA carries:
- a CDS encoding porin family protein → MKRVFYVLPFAFFAFTAHAQLTSCAQTLRLARSTYEQGRLHEIPELLTRCLENGFSQQEKVEAYKLLCLAYIYLEEPAKADEAMLNLLRTDHYFEINQTTDPAEFIALYRTFRTHPIYRLGVKLGANASQPNVVSYVPANGGTSKYSAGISFQGGVAVEVPLNKKLTIDTELNFVLKTFKYENKVTYDEIATGDPRNFTITGKENQTWVTLPVILQYRFLESKFNPYVGIGASLDYLLNATNKFSRTKEQAASLDEQSLSLNDYRNRVNASAILALGAKMKVTGGFAFLEVRGSYGVTKLNDAADIYALYAKTLPTGGYVDGIFKMNTLSVTLGYVYNRFNPKKLNK